Within the Opitutaceae bacterium TAV5 genome, the region CTCGTGCCCGAGCACCAGCGGGGCGAGCTTCATCGGGTCGCCCTTGTATTCGTGAACGTCGGTGCCGCAAATGCCGCAGCCCTCCACCCGGACGAGAATCTCGTCATCGGTGATCGCGCGGATAGGAAACTCGCGCAGTTCGATGTGCTTGGGACCGGTGAGCAAGGCAGCTTTGCAGGACGCCGGGACGGCAACGGTCGCCGCCTCCGGCGGTGCGGCGACCGGACGGGAAGAGACCACGGCCGAGCACGCGGGACGGAGCAGATTGCCCTGTTGTTCTTCGATCACTTGCCGGACGATCCGGCTGATGTCTTCAATTTGCATGGCTTGGCTTTTTCAGGGTGTTCAGGACCACCCTGTTGAGGGAAAAAGGCAGCATCACTGCGCCGGTTCCCTGGCGTCAACGAGAGGATGGAGCCGGGCCGACGTTCTTCACGCAGCTTTTAGCACCTATTAACCGGCATGTTTCATACGTTTTGTATCCGGAAACGTGATCGCTTGCAAGTAGGGGCGTCGCTTGCGACGCCCGCGAACGGGAGAGGAGCCTCATCCGCCTGGCGCGGGCCTCGCAAGCGAGGCCCCTGCATCGGCATACGCCTCAGGCTGGCAAAGCGTATGGCCCAAAACACGCCCCTCAAAACGGCACGTCGTCGTCATTGATCGTCTCGCCGGGCTCTTCGGGGAGGGGGGCGCCGTCGTCTTCCGGGGGCGGCGCGTCAGGCGATGCGTCAACGGGTTCGATTTTCCATGCGTTGAGATTCACGTAGTAATTTTCCTTCCATTCGCGGCCCCGCAGATCGAAGGAGACCTTGGCCTTGTCGCCCGGATTGAGGGAGGCGAGGAGGCTGACCTTGTCCTTCACGCACTCGAACTTGATGTCCTGTGGGAAGCGGCCGTCCTCGATAGTGAGGACAAATTCACGCTTGTTGAAGCCGCTGCCGAACGTCTGCTCGTCGAAGATTTTTTTGATGGTGCCGGTGATCTCGAACATGCCGCCCACGATGAACGCAGTCCGCGACCAGTTGCCAGTCTTCGTTGACGCACAGGGCAGATTTCGGGCGAGACACCCTTTTCTCACTTCAAAATTCTCACTTCATCTTCCTGCGTTTCAGTTTCGCCTCAATGGACTTCAACTCGGCCTCGTCGGCTTGGTCGGCGGCGAGGGCTTCCTGTTTTTTGCGGCGGTCATCGAAATCGAGATAGAGCGCGGTGGTGGACGCTTCCATTTGCTCGTGGCTGACGTCGCCGTTGCCTTCGAGGAGCGGGAAGCCGTTGGAAGCGATGATCTGGTCGATGTTTTCTTTCCAGAAGCTCATGCGCGTCTCCTTGCGGTTTTTGGCGCGGAGCTCGGCGGTTTCGAGGAAGATGACGACGAGGCGGTTGAGGGTGTCGATTTCGTCCTCCGTGAGGTAGTTTTTGGCGACGAGGATGTCGGTCTTTCGCACCTTGTCGCCCTTCCACGCGAGCAGGCCGAAATGGGGATCGTCGGGATTGGCCCGTGCGGTGACGAGTCCGGCGGCGGTCTTTTGGCTGACGGCAAAGAGCAGGGAGTTCTGGACGGTGGCGAAAAATTGCTGGGTGGCGCGGTCGGTCTTGTCGTAATCGGTGCTGAGAGCGAAGAGGTCGCGGACTTTTTGATAAAACCGTTTTTCTGAGGCGCGGATGTCGCGGATGCGCGCCAGCATCTCGTCGAAATGGTCCGGGCGGCCATCGGGGTTTTTGAGCCGCTCGTCATCCATGGCGAAGCCCTTGAGCAGGTATTCCTTGAGGACGGTGGAGGCCCAGCGCCGAAACTGAACGCCGCGCGGCGAACGCACCCGGTAGCCGACAGCGAGGATGGCATCGAGGTTGTAGAGGGTGACCGGGCGCCGCACCTCGCGGCCACCTTCGGTTTGAACTACCGAGGATTCCTCGATAGTTGCTTCGCGGCTCAGTTCTCCGTCCTCGTATATGTTCTTGAGGTGCAGGCTGATGTTGTCGGTGCTGACATCAAAAAGCTGGGCCATTTCCCGTTGGGTGAGCCAGACGGTCTGGTCCTTGGCCCGGAGCTGGATGCGGCTCTGGCCATCTTCGGTGGTGTAAAGGATCAGCATCGGCGAAGGCGGTTTAGGGTTGAGCTGCGGGGATTGGCGCGGCGGCGGGCGGGGGCGCTTCGTTGACCAGCGCGGGCAGGTCGAAGGCGTGTTTGTTGAGGAAGGCCGCGAGGATGTCGCGGAAGAGTTGTTTGTCGGCCTCCGACATCTCGACCGGCGCGTAGAGCGAATATTTTTCGTGGCTACGGAGATTGAGCGCGCGGGCATACAGGGCTTCGTCCTTCACGCCTTCGAGGCATTCTGAGAAATCCTTCTTGCCAAAAAAAACGGCGGTTTTTTCCATGATCCCACGCAGCATGTTGAAATGGTGGAAAAAGAGCGTGCCGGAGTGGGAATCAGCGGCCTTGCGCAGCTCGGCCAACATGGCGACGTGGTGGAAAAAAGGCGTGTCGTCGGTGGCGCGCAGGGTGTAGTCGCCGCTGCCGCCGGGGCGGTGCAGGAAGTAGCGTTTGCACTTCCCGGCCTTAAGCTCGTTGCAGACGACGTTGAAGAACAGGGCGTGGTGCGAGGAAACAACTGTTTGCAGTCTTTTATGTCTCTTTTTGGCCTTCTGGAGTATCCTAGCGAGGTCGCTGGCGACTGCGATGGCGTTGTTGTCGTCGAGCGATGAAACGGGGTCGTCGATGTAGAGATACTCGACCCAAGCGTAGGACCAGTGACCGGCGATCACCCGTTCACAGATGGTCATGAAGAGACACCAAATGAATAGACGTTCTTCGCCGCGGGAAATTTTGATATGAGTGGCGCCCTGCTTACGAAAGGAGACTGTCCAGTTGGTAAATTCAAAGGTGAGATCGGTGTAACGGCCGAGGTAAGACTGAATGTCTTTGTTTAAGTCCAACTCATCGAGGCCGCCGAAAAATTGAGAGTCTGAATTGAGTCTAAGGAAACGCTTGCTGTCCGTCGCGAGGTCATTTTCCCACGAAAACAGGTCCTCGGTGAAGGCGTTGAAATAAAGAGTATCGGGGGTGCCAGAGTTTTTGCGTTTGCCTGCGTCCTTGAACTCCATCGAGAGGCGGGTCTTGCCGGTGCCGTTGTAGGCGTAGAGGAGCACGAAGTCGTGGCCTCCGTTGACGAAGTCGTCGCGCAGCCGCGCGACCAAACGGTCGAGGGATGGGAATCGAATGATCTTGGGTTTGTCGCTCATGCCTCGGCCTCCGCTGGGGACGGGAAGAAATGCAGTATGCGCACCCGTGTCCGGAAATGGTGTCGAGACTTCATGTCTTATTCCGCTCCGTCGATGATTCGCCATGCCTTGCGATAGGCGCTGCCGGCAGTTCCCACGGCTGCGTTCCAATCTTGATCCGATAGCGCGGCGAGACGCTGGCGGATCGAGGGCAACGACTCGCCTGTGCGCATATTCAAATTTCGTGCGAGACTGGTGGCGGCTCGGCGCGGAACCCCGAGCAACCGCAGCGTGACCGCCTCGTCGGTGGCGACCCCATAGAACACCTGTGACGGGAGATTGGCCAAGCGGCTATGTGCTTCGTCCGAGAGTTCGGACCCGGTGATAGCCAGCAGGGCATTGAGCCCCCAAGACGAGGTTTGGGCGAGTTTACCGAAGAGGTTTTGACCGCATTTGGTCAGCGCGGTTATGCCATCTGTGTCTTCGTCGGCGAAATGACGCGCGGCTATAGTCGTGAGTTCTTCGCCGTTTACCCAATCTTTTAGAATGAGCGCGAGTTTGTCGCCATCTGGAGCTCTACCGCCAAGAACAGCATTCAGATTCTGACGCAGCTCGGGAACTCGCAGCAGCACTCCCATCATATCCTGCAAGGTTCTGTCTCCATCGCGAAACAGGCGGTCACGGTCCCATGACGCCGGGCCGATATTGCCACGATTTGCCATGACCGTGCGGATGCTCTGAAGCGAAAATCCAGTGCTGTCCACGAGCTTGAGCGGTTGCCTTGGCCGAGTCATGTCGGTAATATAGGCTTCGATGCCGGTGAGAAGCTGACGAGCGACTTGACTATTTGATGCACGGAGCTTCTCGAATCCAAGCGTTCCACGAAGCACCTGTTCGATTTGATCCGCGAAATTAGCCGGCTCTCCCATCTGGCGGTAGGTGTGGACGAGATATTGGAGGAAGCTAGACCATTCCGGGCGGGAGTAGACGATCCTGCCAAGGTCGGACATCAAGTTACCCGCCGCTTGCGCGAGAAGGATCAGCGCAGAATTCAAATCCCCCGTATTGCGACAAATAAACGCCTTTCTCTCAGCAGCCTCGGCCTCATCCTTGGCCACCAAGGCAACCACGCCAAGCTGGCCTTGAGATACGCGACCGGCACGGCCTGCAATATTCCAAAAATCCTCCGACGGCATGGGAACCGCATATCCGGTCGAAAGATAGTGTGTGGCCGCCATGACCACACCGCTGACTGGGAAATTTACGCCTTGGGCGATGGTGGTGGTGGCGGCTAAAACATCGAGCTGCCCTTTCTCGAAGAGCCACTCCATCAGCATGCGGATCTCTTCCGGCAAACCGCCGTGATGCACGCCGATGCGATGGGAGAGCAAATCGACCAAGGGAAACTGCGCGCCCATCTCCGCAGCCACGTATTCCTGAACAAACCGCACATCGTCCGACAATGTCTCGGCTTGTTCGGCTTTGATGTTTTCGGCGAGCTTCCAGACGAAGTCCGGCCGGCTGTGCATGGCGATGACCGGACCGCGCGCCATGAGCTTCCGCGCCGCCATGGCGGCCAAGGTGCCTACATCCCGCGCCTTGGAAAGCGTGGAAGCCAACGACTCCTCCTTCCCCAGCGAGAAGGCGTCATCAATCACGATGGTGTGGCGCGAGGTGTGAACCGACTCAAAATTCAGCCGGTAGTCACGACTGCGCCCATTTTTCGGGCCATTATCCACCGGGCTGACAATGCCGATGGCCCGGTCGTTGGGCTGCCAGTCCACGCCAAGACTGATGTCGTCGGAGTTCGGACCGCCGAGCCAACGGGCGACTTCGCGTGCGTTTTGAATAAACGGCGTGAGCAACAGGAACTGCGCCTCGCGGCATTCGCGGTTGATCGTGGCGAGCAGTAACTCCAGCCGCAGACCGCGCTCCTTGTCCTGAATGGTGTGGGCCTCGTCTACCACGACCAAAGTCAGTGGGCGGCCGATCTTCTCCTCCCAGCCTTGCCGCAGCATCAGGTCGAATTTTTCGGGCGTGGCTACGAGGATGCGGAAACGTGCCTCGTCACGCGACTCGGTGAGCACGCCGGCTTCGACGCCATCGACTTCCATGGCTGGACTCACGCGCTCCACGACAAGACCGAGCGGGGAAAGATCGCGGCGCAGCTGACGTGTGACCTGATTCACCAGTGCGCGGCTGGGCGCGAGGTAGGCCACCCAGCCTTTCCTGTCTTCAAACTGGTTGAGCGCCTGAAGCATTCGGAACTGGGCGATGAGGGTCTTACCGCTGGAAGTCGGCAAGCTCACGACCACCGCGCGACGACTGGAGCCGAGCAGACCGCGCTCAGCGAGGGTGCGGCGTTGCGGGGGCAAAACATCAAACAGAGCCCGGTCGCCGCGTCCCCGGCTCACCAGTTCGCGGACAAAGTCCGTCACCCGCGAATTCACCGCCCGGGTGACCGTCCAAATGGAATTCTCGACCATCTGCGCGGCAGCGCGGGCGAGCAGCCTTGTCATCGGTTCCAGTTCCACCAAGCGGGCGGTTTCGCACGCGGCGAGGGCACGATCGAAATGCGAATCGAGCAGGAGCTGAACTTGATGGTTTCCGTCCACCACGCCGTCGGTGATGAAGTGCGCGAGCACGTCAGCAGCCTTTGCCAAGTGGTAGATAGCAATCAGTTCCAAGGCCGAGCGTTTGGCTGCGAGCGGTGTAAAGGTATGCAGGTAGTCTCGCTCAAAGTCCTGCTGCGCGGTGCGCAAAGCCGCCACGCGTTCCAAAACCATGTCGCGGTCGCTCCAGCCCTTTTTGCGCACGAGCCGCAGCCACGTGTCGGTCAGCGTGGCCCGGCAACGTTCGCCCCAGTTCTGCGAGTCGAGCGGCAGCGCCGGCCAAGCGCGCTCGGTTTCCAAGGCCCGCAGCCAGCGAGCGGCATCCGCGCCGCGATCACCGAGGACGGCGAGGGCAGAGGCGCGCAGCAGGTGCGCCCCAGCCTCCATCGGAACTTCGGGCACGGGGAGCACACGCAAGAGGCGGAAGGCATCGGCGGCGGCCCCGCATCCGAGGGCGCGGCGTTCGGGATCGTCGGCTAGGCGATTAATCTCCAAGTCGAGCACAGCGATTTCCAAGGCGGAGGCGAGTTCCCCAAGTATCTCTTGATCGAACTCCGGGACTTCCCGTGCCATCTCGCGGTAAAACTGGACGCGGTCGGCCTCGCGCAGCGCACGGGCCCGCTTGTTTGAAATCGCATCGAGTAGCCAGTGATTCATGCCGCACCTCCTTGCCGGATAAACTCAGGCAACCGGCTGATAGGCCACGGTAGATAAAGGGCGAGGAGACTGCAACGCGTCGGGTTTTGCAGCCGACCACCCAGGCTGCGCCCGCGAGTCTGAAGGTCGGCCTCACGGGCCTCCTGGTCGCGCACGAGGATTCCAAAGAGCGCCAGATCGCGACGCCCGGAGTTGAAATAGCGGGTGCAGGCTTGGTTGAATGTAACCTCGTGCGGGGTGCTTCTTACACGAGGCAAGAGCCATTTGAGGAGCTGACAGATGGTCCCGAGATTGTTGGCCAAGGTGTCGAGTTGGTGGCCCAATCCGCCGCTACGTCCGCTCATAACCTGCGGAGGCCACTGCGCCTCGGACGAGCATTTGACCTCTCCCAAGGCGAGACGGTGGGAATCGCCGTCGCGTTGGAACCCCACAATGTCCGCGCCGGGCAGCGAGGCGAAGGGGTTGCGCTTGTCGCGCTCCGTGTTCCACGGCAGCACGACGTCGTGTTGATCTTCCAGCACGGCTTCGGCGAGGGCTTCGCCTGCCGCCCAATCGCGCTCTTCCGGCACCTCGGCGGCGAGCACTTCCTCCAGCGCATCCTGTCCCATACCGGTCAAGCTGAGTCCGCGGAGGTGGCTGCTTAATTCTTCGCTGCCTTCCGCATCATTGAGGCGGGCCGCCACCGGACCTGCCAAAAATGCGCCTAGATCGTCTCCGTCCTGCGCATGCAAGCCATTGCACGACACGCAGCCATAAGAGGATTGATAGGCGATTTGGGACGGGAATGGCATCGATTAAACCAAAGGGGAATACTCTGAAGCAAGGTGCTCACAGGCAGCGATTCCGATTTTAGGCTTCATGCCACGGCCTCCAAGGGGGACGGAAAGAACTGTTGCACGAGCCCTTTCTTGTGGGTCTGGAGGGCTTCGAGCTTGTTGCTTTGGGCAGCGATCAGGTCGGTGGGAACGAAAAAATAAGTGGTGTGCATGAGAATTCCGACCTTTTTGGCAGAAGTTACGCGTAAGAGAGGGTCATGAGGGAGAAGCAGATACGAGTGAGGCAACTTTAACGCAGGGGCTCAACCTTCAAGTTGTGGGTTCGGCTTGATGCAAAGGATGTTCCTCAACGACTGATTTTCGCCACGGGCATCAGTACGGGCCGGGATCGGTTCGTATGACCGGATTCCTCTCCGCCACGGTCTGAATCATCCCTGCGTTGGATTGAGGATGCTTCTGTCGCCTACGATTCCAAAAACTCGTTGGCTTGATCGTCGTGAGGGAACAGCGAGTGTTTATCTACGCCCAAAGCTCGGGCAAGGATCACCACCTCGTAATCGCTCACCTTTCTTTTTCCGTTCTCAATCCGGGTGATCGTGTCGCGAGCGATACTCCAGCCCGAGCGCTGGCAGATGTCGGCCAACTCGCGTTGCGAAATAGCTTTCTCGTCGCGAATCCGTGAAAGAACCCTCCCGATCAAATTTTTACGGGTTCTTTTCTTTCGGGGCGGGCGCGCGCTTGAGCACATAATCACAGATTATCGTGGGCGGATTTGTGTCCGCGATCAAACCCAACCTCTCCCAAACCAACCGTCTCTGTGCACAAGAGCTGCGCAAGCCGGCCTGATTACCACAGTGCCGCCCTGATTCAGTAGCCGATCTCAGCAATCAGGACGGATGCGGTAGTGCCGAGTCCGGAGGCGATCTTGATCAACGCAACGATACCCGCCTCCTGCTCTCCACGCTTAATGTTGCCGATGTAGTTTTTCGACAGATTTGCCCGTTCAG harbors:
- a CDS encoding 2-hydroxyacid dehydrogenase, with the translated sequence MILYTTEDGQSRIQLRAKDQTVWLTQREMAQLFDVSTDNISLHLKNIYEDGELSREATIEESSVVQTEGGREVRRPVTLYNLDAILAVGYRVRSPRGVQFRRWASTVLKEYLLKGFAMDDERLKNPDGRPDHFDEMLARIRDIRASEKRFYQKVRDLFALSTDYDKTDRATQQFFATVQNSLLFAVSQKTAAGLVTARANPDDPHFGLLAWKGDKVRKTDILVAKNYLTEDEIDTLNRLVVIFLETAELRAKNRKETRMSFWKENIDQIIASNGFPLLEGNGDVSHEQMEASTTALYLDFDDRRKKQEALAADQADEAELKSIEAKLKRRKMK
- a CDS encoding anticodon nuclease gives rise to the protein MSDKPKIIRFPSLDRLVARLRDDFVNGGHDFVLLYAYNGTGKTRLSMEFKDAGKRKNSGTPDTLYFNAFTEDLFSWENDLATDSKRFLRLNSDSQFFGGLDELDLNKDIQSYLGRYTDLTFEFTNWTVSFRKQGATHIKISRGEERLFIWCLFMTICERVIAGHWSYAWVEYLYIDDPVSSLDDNNAIAVASDLARILQKAKKRHKRLQTVVSSHHALFFNVVCNELKAGKCKRYFLHRPGGSGDYTLRATDDTPFFHHVAMLAELRKAADSHSGTLFFHHFNMLRGIMEKTAVFFGKKDFSECLEGVKDEALYARALNLRSHEKYSLYAPVEMSEADKQLFRDILAAFLNKHAFDLPALVNEAPPPAAAPIPAAQP
- a CDS encoding ATP-dependent helicase, which produces MNHWLLDAISNKRARALREADRVQFYREMAREVPEFDQEILGELASALEIAVLDLEINRLADDPERRALGCGAAADAFRLLRVLPVPEVPMEAGAHLLRASALAVLGDRGADAARWLRALETERAWPALPLDSQNWGERCRATLTDTWLRLVRKKGWSDRDMVLERVAALRTAQQDFERDYLHTFTPLAAKRSALELIAIYHLAKAADVLAHFITDGVVDGNHQVQLLLDSHFDRALAACETARLVELEPMTRLLARAAAQMVENSIWTVTRAVNSRVTDFVRELVSRGRGDRALFDVLPPQRRTLAERGLLGSSRRAVVVSLPTSSGKTLIAQFRMLQALNQFEDRKGWVAYLAPSRALVNQVTRQLRRDLSPLGLVVERVSPAMEVDGVEAGVLTESRDEARFRILVATPEKFDLMLRQGWEEKIGRPLTLVVVDEAHTIQDKERGLRLELLLATINRECREAQFLLLTPFIQNAREVARWLGGPNSDDISLGVDWQPNDRAIGIVSPVDNGPKNGRSRDYRLNFESVHTSRHTIVIDDAFSLGKEESLASTLSKARDVGTLAAMAARKLMARGPVIAMHSRPDFVWKLAENIKAEQAETLSDDVRFVQEYVAAEMGAQFPLVDLLSHRIGVHHGGLPEEIRMLMEWLFEKGQLDVLAATTTIAQGVNFPVSGVVMAATHYLSTGYAVPMPSEDFWNIAGRAGRVSQGQLGVVALVAKDEAEAAERKAFICRNTGDLNSALILLAQAAGNLMSDLGRIVYSRPEWSSFLQYLVHTYRQMGEPANFADQIEQVLRGTLGFEKLRASNSQVARQLLTGIEAYITDMTRPRQPLKLVDSTGFSLQSIRTVMANRGNIGPASWDRDRLFRDGDRTLQDMMGVLLRVPELRQNLNAVLGGRAPDGDKLALILKDWVNGEELTTIAARHFADEDTDGITALTKCGQNLFGKLAQTSSWGLNALLAITGSELSDEAHSRLANLPSQVFYGVATDEAVTLRLLGVPRRAATSLARNLNMRTGESLPSIRQRLAALSDQDWNAAVGTAGSAYRKAWRIIDGAE
- a CDS encoding XRE family transcriptional regulator; amino-acid sequence: MCSSARPPRKKRTRKNLIGRVLSRIRDEKAISQRELADICQRSGWSIARDTITRIENGKRKVSDYEVVILARALGVDKHSLFPHDDQANEFLES
- a CDS encoding DNA-binding protein, whose translation is MKNRITPGRKRFSPKRNPLLSHLGTWVREKREALGLTQEKLAERANLSKNYIGNIKRGEQEAGIVALIKIASGLGTTASVLIAEIGY